A window from Pseudomonas moraviensis encodes these proteins:
- the alg8 gene encoding mannuronan synthase, whose product MTKLKHFFLQSAGWLFYLSLLMGLALMLPTSTFDSESKDFIFLIGAVGIWRYSMGATHFVRGMIFLYIVYPHLRRKVRKLGKAADPSHVFLMVTSFRIDALTTAQVYSSVIREAIDCELPTTIVCSIVEMSDELLVKALWARMNPPERVKLDFVRIPGTGKRDGLAFGFRAISRHLPDDRAVVAVIDGDTVLGEGVVRKTVPWFQLFGNVGGLTTNEFCEVRGGYIMSEWHKLRFAQRHINMCSMALSKRVLTMTGRMSVFKASVVTNPEFIADVESDSLQHWRLGRFKFLTGDDKSSWFSLMRLGYDTFYVPDAAINTVEHPPEKSFIKASRKLMFRWYGNNLRQNSRALGLGIRRLGVFTSVVLFDQRVSMWTSLLGLTVALIASFKYGTAFILVYLLWIGITRLILTLLLSCSGHRIGPAYPAILYYNQIVGAMVKIYVFFRLDQQSWTRQPTSLTRDLASFQRWFNTWSSRTMTFSAGSIFVAVLLMMV is encoded by the coding sequence ATGACCAAGCTCAAACATTTTTTTCTGCAATCAGCCGGCTGGCTTTTTTATCTCAGTCTGCTGATGGGCCTGGCCTTGATGCTGCCCACGTCCACATTCGACTCCGAGTCGAAGGACTTCATTTTCCTGATTGGCGCCGTGGGTATCTGGCGCTACTCGATGGGTGCAACGCACTTTGTGCGCGGCATGATTTTTCTCTACATCGTTTACCCGCACCTGCGTCGCAAAGTACGCAAGCTGGGTAAAGCGGCCGACCCGTCGCATGTGTTTCTGATGGTCACCAGCTTCCGTATTGACGCGCTGACAACCGCGCAGGTCTACAGCTCGGTGATCCGCGAAGCCATCGACTGCGAACTGCCGACCACCATTGTCTGCTCGATCGTGGAAATGTCCGACGAGTTGCTGGTCAAGGCGCTGTGGGCGCGGATGAATCCGCCGGAGCGAGTCAAGCTCGACTTCGTACGCATTCCCGGTACCGGCAAGCGCGATGGTCTGGCGTTCGGTTTCCGCGCGATCTCCCGTCACCTGCCGGACGACCGTGCCGTGGTGGCCGTGATCGACGGCGACACCGTGCTCGGCGAAGGCGTCGTGCGCAAGACCGTGCCGTGGTTCCAGCTGTTCGGCAATGTCGGCGGCCTGACCACCAACGAGTTTTGCGAAGTGCGCGGCGGCTACATCATGAGCGAATGGCACAAGCTGCGTTTCGCCCAGCGCCACATCAACATGTGCTCGATGGCCCTGTCCAAGCGCGTACTGACCATGACCGGTCGGATGTCGGTGTTCAAAGCCTCTGTGGTGACCAATCCGGAATTCATCGCCGACGTTGAAAGCGACTCGCTGCAACACTGGCGTCTGGGGCGTTTCAAGTTCCTGACCGGTGACGACAAGTCGAGCTGGTTCAGCCTGATGCGCCTGGGTTACGACACCTTCTACGTGCCGGACGCCGCGATCAACACCGTTGAGCACCCGCCGGAAAAGAGCTTCATCAAGGCCAGCCGCAAGCTGATGTTCCGCTGGTACGGCAACAACCTGCGCCAGAACTCGCGCGCACTGGGCCTGGGTATCCGTCGCCTCGGCGTGTTCACCTCGGTGGTGCTGTTCGACCAGCGCGTGTCGATGTGGACCTCGCTGCTCGGTCTGACCGTGGCACTGATCGCCAGCTTCAAATACGGCACCGCGTTCATCCTCGTATACCTGCTGTGGATCGGCATCACCCGCCTGATCCTGACGCTGTTGCTGTCGTGTTCCGGCCACCGTATCGGCCCTGCTTACCCGGCGATTCTGTATTACAACCAGATCGTTGGCGCCATGGTGAAGATCTACGTGTTCTTCCGCCTCGACCAACAATCCTGGACTCGCCAGCCCACATCCCTGACCCGTGATCTCGCCAGCTTTCAACGTTGGTTCAACACCTGGTCGTCTCGGACCATGACCTTCTCCGCCGGCAGCATTTTTGTCGCCGTGCTGCTGATGATGGTCTGA
- a CDS encoding nucleotide sugar dehydrogenase — protein MRISIFGLGYVGAVCAGCLSARGHDVVGVDVAKDKIDMINAGKSPIVEPGLGELLQQGVQTARLRGTTNFAEAIRDTDLSMICVGTPSKKNGDLELNYIEAVCREIGFVLREKTTRHTIVVRSTVLPGTVANVVIPILEDCSGKKAGVDFGVAVNPEFLRESTAIADYDHPPMTVIGEFDTASGDVLQSLYEELDAPIIRKDIAVAEMIKYTCNVWHATKVTFANEIGNIAKAVGVDGREVMDVVCQDKTLNLSQYYMRPGFAFGGSCLPKDVRALTYRAGSLDVEAPLLNSLMRSNESQVQNAFDIVESHDKRKVALLGLSFKAGTDDLRESPLVELAEMLIGKGYDLSIYDSNVEYARVHGANKDYIESKIPHVSSLLNSDFDSVINNSDVIILGNRDEKFRSLAHEAPQGKQVIDLVGFMSKATSAGSRTEGICW, from the coding sequence ATGCGCATCAGCATATTTGGTTTGGGTTACGTTGGCGCAGTATGTGCCGGTTGCCTGTCTGCACGGGGCCATGACGTAGTTGGCGTCGACGTTGCCAAAGACAAGATCGACATGATTAACGCCGGCAAATCGCCAATCGTTGAACCGGGCCTGGGCGAACTTCTGCAACAGGGCGTCCAGACCGCTCGTCTGCGCGGTACGACCAACTTCGCCGAGGCGATTCGTGATACTGACCTGTCGATGATCTGCGTCGGCACGCCAAGCAAAAAGAACGGCGACCTGGAACTGAACTACATCGAGGCCGTGTGCCGCGAGATCGGTTTTGTCCTGCGTGAAAAAACCACCCGTCACACCATCGTCGTACGCAGCACCGTGCTGCCAGGCACCGTGGCCAACGTGGTAATCCCGATTCTGGAAGACTGCTCGGGCAAGAAGGCTGGCGTCGATTTCGGCGTAGCGGTCAACCCGGAATTCCTGCGTGAATCCACCGCCATCGCCGACTACGATCACCCACCGATGACCGTCATCGGCGAGTTCGATACCGCGTCGGGCGACGTTCTGCAATCGCTGTACGAAGAACTCGACGCACCGATCATCCGCAAGGACATCGCCGTTGCCGAGATGATCAAGTACACCTGCAACGTCTGGCACGCCACCAAAGTGACCTTCGCCAACGAGATCGGCAACATCGCCAAAGCGGTCGGCGTCGATGGCCGTGAAGTGATGGACGTGGTCTGCCAGGACAAGACACTGAACCTGTCCCAGTACTACATGCGCCCGGGCTTCGCTTTCGGCGGTTCGTGCCTGCCCAAGGACGTACGTGCGCTGACCTACCGCGCCGGCTCCCTGGACGTCGAAGCACCGCTGCTCAACTCGCTGATGCGCAGCAACGAATCGCAAGTGCAGAACGCTTTCGACATCGTTGAAAGCCATGACAAACGCAAAGTCGCCCTGCTCGGTCTGAGCTTCAAGGCCGGCACCGACGACCTGCGCGAAAGCCCGCTGGTCGAACTGGCGGAAATGCTGATCGGCAAGGGCTACGACCTGAGCATCTACGACAGCAACGTCGAGTACGCCCGCGTCCACGGTGCGAACAAGGACTACATCGAATCGAAGATTCCGCACGTGTCGTCCCTGCTCAACTCGGACTTCGACTCGGTGATCAACAACTCCGACGTGATCATCCTCGGTAACCGCGACGAGAAATTCCGTTCGCTGGCCCACGAAGCGCCGCAAGGCAAGCAAGTCATCGACCTGGTGGGCTTCATGTCCAAAGCCACCAGCGCCGGTAGCCGCACCGAAGGCATCTGCTGGTAA